The Plasmodium berghei ANKA genome assembly, chromosome: 12 genome contains a region encoding:
- a CDS encoding U4/U6.U5 tri-snRNP-associated protein 1, putative: MEKENELSIEKTNELRKKLGLKELEIEKNEKSDDNKKSVRGRKKKENRNNEREDKAKENDENTQVKTLSEEFKDDIDDVQNWVNKTRNAMNKKLEQESIKYSDEEDDKDQDGMSKKKGKKQTKNSKKNLSNLKVQHKNEDIQNGMVLTLKDKNVLSNEDDCLINEELKKQNVKNLITKNDDNYWNQNYYNPLSYYENDLKNKNEQKDNNTSINMIPKYDDKDHSFDIQINYNDNEKEYEQKSNTKNSINKIKIKNTEDLRKRNFNSTDDKITKSSNVIQMKKRKIKNINKRKSDDVWSFLYKDPTNDEKESEKNNGDKIKKEKNTVTTNNENVNTNSNILQDVMEKIKEENMNMEFNYFDDTLLSQNEEEKELYELLEKGNDLKKKKKERINYQNELLKRIVINDDDKKIDDDKNNNTIKLTDASEFCKSIYLPLDTHENIKKSALKKNDKINGIEIAVSDRTNNSNRLSKLNHNDKDENDKDSIKNDEHDEKKKKKNENIYDDEIDLSENGVSEIFNEIKLDEGLFGALEYLKTRGELNIEDKIYRNPENKPLHMPTDKNEIKIDYKNDTGKVMTPKESFRYISWIFHGKKQGKNKLEKKIKRMEIERRFKENPMESLPTLNVLKKVQEVQKKVYFTLSNNG; this comes from the coding sequence ATGGAGAAAGAGAATGAATTGAGCATAGAAAAAACTAACGAGTtacgaaaaaaattaggATTAAAGGAGTTAGAAATAgagaaaaatgaaaaaagtgatgataacaaaaaaagtgTAAGGGgtagaaagaaaaaagaaaatagaaataatgAAAGAGAAGATAAAGCAAAGGAAAATGACGAAAATACCCAAGTAAAAACATTAAGCGAAGAATTTAAAGATGATATTGATGATGTTCAAAATTGGGTGAATAAAACAAGAAATGctatgaataaaaaattagaacAAGAAAGTATAAAATACAGTGATGAAGAAGATGATAAAGATCAAGATGGTAtgtcaaaaaaaaaaggaaaaaaacaaacaaaaaatagtaaaaaaaatttgagtaatttaaaagtacaacataaaaatgaagatattCAAAATGGTATGGTTTTAACATTGaaagataaaaatgttttaagTAATGAAGATGACtgtttaataaatgaagaattaaaaaaacaaaatgtcAAAAActtaataacaaaaaatgatgataacTATTGGAaccaaaattattataatccgctatcatattatgaaaatgatttaaaaaataaaaatgaacaaaaagataataatacatctataaatatgattCCAAAATATGATGATAAAGACCATTCCTTCGATATACagataaattataatgacaacgaaaaagaatatgaacaaaaaagtaacacaaaaaatagtattaataaaataaaaataaaaaatacagaaGATTTAAGGAAAAGAAATTTCAATAGTACTGATgataaaattacaaaaagtAGTAATGTTATccaaatgaaaaaaagaaaaattaaaaacataaataaaagaaaatcaGATGATGTGTGGAGCTTCTTATATAAAGATCCAacaaatgatgaaaaagaatcagaaaaaaataatggagataaaataaaaaaagagaaaaataCTGTAACAACAAATAATGAGAACGTAAATACAAACAGTAATATTCTACAAGATGTTATGGAAAAAATcaaagaagaaaatatgaacatgGAGTTTAACTATTTTGATGATACATTACTTAGTcaaaatgaagaagaaaaagaatTGTATGAACTATTAGAAAAAGGcaatgatttaaaaaaaaaaaaaaaagaaagaattAATTATCAAAATGAACTATTAAAACGTATTGTAATAAAtgatgatgataaaaaaattgatgatgataaaaataataatactataAAATTAACGGATGCTTCTGAATTTTGTAAAAGTATATACTTACCATTAGATACgcatgaaaatattaaaaaatcagcattgaaaaaaaatgataaaataaatggtaTAGAAATTGCAGTATCCGATCGCACAAATAATTCAAACCGACTTTCAAAACTAAATCATAATGAtaaagatgaaaatgataaagattcaataaaaaatgatgaacatgatgaaaaaaaaaaaaaaaaaaatgaaaatatatatgatgatGAAATAGATCTTTCAGAAAATGGGGTATCTgaaatttttaatgaaattaaattaGATGAAGGCTTATTTGGGGCATTAGAATATTTGAAAACTAGAGGAGAATTAAACATAGAAGATAAGATTTATAGAAATCCTGAAAATAAACCTTTGCATATGCCCAcagataaaaatgaaataaaaattgattataaaaatgatacaGGAAAAGTTATGACACCCAAAGAAAGTTTTCGATATATTTCGTGGATTTTTCACGGAAAAAAACAaggtaaaaataaattagaaaaaaaaattaaaagaatgGAAATTGAACGTAGATTTAAAGAAAATCCAATGGAATCTCTTCCAACTTTAAATGTTCTTAAAAAAGTTCAAGAAgttcaaaaaaaagtttattTTACCCTATCCAACAATGgatga